The proteins below are encoded in one region of Chryseobacterium wanjuense:
- the murC gene encoding UDP-N-acetylmuramate--L-alanine ligase yields the protein MNNLETYQNFYFVGIGGIGMSALARYFHASGKKVSGYDKTNTKLTQALMSEGIDIVFEDVIDERITSLQKENTLVIYTPAIKVLGILDYFNEKQFDVLKRAKVLGLITENTDCIAVAGTHGKTTTSTLVSHLCKEADLPFSCFLGGISENFKSNFLYNGSQYSVVEADEYDRSFLNLSPDWAVITSTDADHLDIYGDKNTIEEGFRQFAALVPNDKQLFVRKGIEIGRPSLTYAVNEVADYYSDNLRMENDKIYFDFHTPTETIKDFIWEIPGIHNVENATVALAILNNLGVDFETLKKAIANFKGIKRRYTKHRYQNGKIYIDDYAHHPTEINAVMSSIRTFYPGKKLLVAFQPHLFSRTRDFADGFAESLSQSDELILLDIYPARELQENFKGITSSWLLEKVTLDKKEVSTLNEAFNKIKEKDFDILLTVGAGNIDTLYDPICEWMGGN from the coding sequence ATGAACAATTTAGAAACATATCAAAATTTTTACTTCGTTGGAATCGGAGGTATCGGAATGAGTGCTCTGGCGCGTTATTTCCATGCTTCGGGCAAGAAAGTTTCAGGCTACGATAAAACCAACACCAAACTTACCCAGGCTTTGATGAGCGAGGGAATTGATATTGTTTTTGAAGATGTCATTGATGAAAGAATCACTTCGCTTCAGAAGGAAAATACATTGGTAATTTATACTCCTGCGATCAAGGTTTTAGGAATTTTAGATTATTTTAATGAAAAACAGTTTGATGTTTTAAAACGTGCAAAAGTTTTAGGATTAATTACAGAAAACACAGATTGCATCGCTGTTGCAGGAACTCATGGAAAAACGACAACTTCTACCTTGGTTTCGCACTTGTGTAAAGAAGCAGATTTGCCTTTCTCATGTTTCTTGGGCGGAATTTCTGAGAATTTTAAATCGAATTTCCTTTACAACGGATCACAATACTCTGTAGTTGAAGCAGATGAGTATGACAGAAGTTTTCTGAACCTTTCTCCGGATTGGGCAGTGATTACATCCACGGATGCAGACCATTTGGATATCTATGGTGATAAAAACACGATTGAAGAAGGATTCAGACAATTTGCAGCTTTGGTTCCAAATGATAAACAGCTTTTTGTAAGAAAAGGCATTGAAATCGGAAGACCTTCCCTGACATACGCAGTGAATGAAGTCGCTGATTATTACTCAGATAACCTTCGAATGGAGAATGACAAAATCTATTTCGATTTCCATACTCCGACAGAAACTATTAAAGATTTTATCTGGGAAATCCCTGGAATTCACAATGTTGAAAATGCGACAGTTGCATTGGCTATTTTAAACAATTTAGGCGTGGATTTCGAGACTTTAAAGAAAGCGATTGCCAATTTTAAAGGCATTAAAAGAAGATATACAAAACACAGATATCAGAACGGTAAAATTTATATCGACGATTACGCTCACCATCCGACAGAAATCAATGCAGTGATGAGCTCGATCCGAACTTTTTACCCGGGAAAAAAATTATTGGTGGCTTTCCAGCCGCATCTGTTTAGCAGAACGAGAGATTTTGCCGATGGATTTGCGGAAAGTTTAAGCCAGTCCGATGAATTGATTTTACTGGACATTTATCCTGCAAGAGAGCTTCAGGAAAATTTTAAAGGCATCACTTCAAGCTGGTTATTGGAAAAAGTGACTTTAGATAAAAAGGAAGTTTCAACATTAAATGAAGCTTTCAATAAAATAAAAGAAAAAGATTTTGACATCCTTCTCACGGTAGGCGCAGGAAATATTGATACGCTGTATGATCCTATTTGTGAGTGGATGGGAGGAAATTAG
- the murG gene encoding undecaprenyldiphospho-muramoylpentapeptide beta-N-acetylglucosaminyltransferase — protein sequence MSKKLKILLSGGGTGGHIFPAIAIADEIKKRFPDAEFLFIGANGKMEMEKVPQAGYKIEGIDIAGIDRGNMLSNLGLPFKILKSLSKSKKIIKSFAPDFAVGTGGFASGPALYEASKLGIPIFIQEQNAHAGVTNKILSKKAKAVFTAYPKVEGFPAEKIKFLGNPIRSTIVSGMQDTAQAKEKMGLDKDKLTILSVGGSLGSRTLNNGWKENLENLKAKGYQLIWQTGKLDFSELSNESRISDLGSQIQLKEFIKDMETAYSAADVIVSRAGAIAISELAVAQKPVLLVPFPFAAEDHQTKNAMNLVEKNAARMVKDSEMQEKFWNTLSEICENENVRKEMSENLKYFAKPNAAKEIVDEIFKIIK from the coding sequence ATGAGCAAAAAACTAAAAATATTATTATCAGGTGGCGGAACAGGAGGTCACATCTTCCCTGCCATCGCTATTGCAGACGAAATCAAGAAAAGATTTCCGGATGCAGAGTTTTTGTTCATCGGAGCCAACGGAAAAATGGAAATGGAAAAAGTTCCACAGGCTGGCTATAAGATTGAAGGAATTGATATCGCCGGAATCGACAGAGGAAATATGCTATCGAATTTAGGTTTGCCTTTTAAAATTTTAAAAAGTTTATCTAAATCTAAAAAGATCATTAAAAGCTTCGCTCCCGATTTTGCAGTAGGAACAGGTGGTTTTGCAAGTGGACCTGCTTTGTATGAAGCAAGCAAGCTGGGAATTCCGATTTTTATTCAGGAGCAGAATGCACACGCAGGCGTAACGAATAAAATTTTAAGTAAAAAAGCGAAAGCTGTTTTCACGGCTTATCCGAAAGTGGAAGGTTTTCCGGCTGAAAAAATAAAGTTTTTGGGCAACCCTATTCGTTCAACTATCGTTTCAGGAATGCAGGATACAGCTCAGGCAAAAGAAAAAATGGGCTTGGATAAAGACAAACTGACGATTCTTTCGGTAGGTGGATCTTTAGGCTCAAGAACATTAAATAACGGTTGGAAAGAAAACTTAGAAAACCTTAAAGCAAAAGGCTATCAATTGATCTGGCAAACCGGAAAATTAGACTTCAGCGAATTGAGCAACGAATCTCGAATCTCGGATCTCGGATCTCAAATTCAGCTGAAAGAATTCATCAAAGACATGGAAACAGCCTATTCTGCTGCAGATGTGATTGTTTCCAGAGCAGGAGCGATTGCCATTTCAGAGCTGGCGGTAGCACAAAAGCCTGTTTTATTGGTGCCTTTCCCATTTGCAGCGGAAGACCATCAAACCAAAAATGCCATGAATCTGGTTGAAAAAAACGCAGCCAGAATGGTAAAAGACTCTGAAATGCAGGAAAAATTCTGGAATACTCTTTCAGAAATCTGCGAAAATGAAAATGTAAGAAAAGAAATGTCTGAAAATCTTAAATATTTTGCCAAGCCAAATGCTGCAAAAGAGATTGTGGATGAGATTTTTAAAATAATTAAATAA